From Drosophila santomea strain STO CAGO 1482 chromosome 2R, Prin_Dsan_1.1, whole genome shotgun sequence:
TCTCAATCAATCAGCGTCACAAAATGAGCTTgattaaatggaaaacattaTGTCAATCGAAATGCTCGTCAAAccattcaattttaattttaattgcacgCCGCACCAAGCGAAGAACAAAGTTGGCAGCAAAATGTTATCGCTGGATTCTGTGGCACGTCTTTCAGGTGTTTCGCATGCATGACCACGCACATTGATTCTTTGATTCTGCATTTCAGTCACTAATGAGGAGCACTTGTTCGAATTTTGGAGAAGAGAATATAAaactgaataaataaaataataaaggaTTCTAACTCCTAGCCTTAAagataaaatatgtatgtctatcttcgtttcgtttcgttttgtatCTCTTTCTGCTGGCATCTGCAAAAAGTTATTCTAGCGTTAACTAAATAAATGCCATAGCAATCAGCTTAGGCAACAATTATGTGCAGCTCATCGCACAGGCGATCACAGTTTGGAACCAACCCCACCACACACTTTTAGCAAGCGTTTTCAGAAAACCTCTTTTGGTTTCCGTTCCACATTTTGCGACGCTTTTCTTGCCGTTTTCTAAGCTTTTGCAATTGACTGAGCAAGAACTGTttgggccacgcccacaagcaTTGTCGCGCGGCCAAGGGGCTAGAAACCCATGAGttgcattaaaattttaatgatgtgcAACGGTAGCTGGGACGGGGAGCGGaggcgggggcgtggctgagTAAGTTGGAGCAGATGCAGTCAGTCAAGTTGCCAAAGTTCCCTGCCACCCAGAGCCTCCCTgccactcacacacattcATCCATACACActatgtgcatgtgcatgtgtgcgtgtgcttgaGCATCACTTCGTTTACTTCCTTCGGCGGCTCTAAGTCCTTTTCTGGCATCAGCACATTAAGCCTGATATGGTTGCTGCAGCTCCTCTTGCTcgtgcaattaaaatgcagaaACTTTACGCAAGATCCTGCCATGTCCTGCAGTGAGAAAATATGTTAAACCTGCAGTTGAACTCTTACGTCTGAGAACTTTCAAACTGATTATATTAGTTGCTTAacaaatgttattaattttatacAGTTGGAAACTAGAAACTCGCAAAAGTCCAGAAAGAGGAATATATATTCAACTACCTTGCTTTCGACGTTGACCTAATtgaaagttaaatatttatgcgctCGGCGACTTGGTGGCTCCTCTTAAATCGAgccaatttaaataaataatttcgttTTACAAACATGGTAAAACTTTTCTTCCAGTGCAAATGCAGCTTTTAGCCGCAGTTTATGGCTTGGATAGGGCTTAGCACTCGTGAGTCCTGCCAAGTGGCTGTAATGAAAATGTTGCCTTATTAGCCGCAAAATGTTTCACCGGAACAGCGACTTCATATGCAAATTACTTCAGGGACCCTGTAATGCCCGTATATCTTGCTAATTTAAGCCCATATTTTCCTCTTTGCCGTGCTGATCAATTTCGATTAGGCCAAAAAGGACTGGAAAAAGGATTAATTATGTCATAAGCTGCAGGCGGAGCAGCCTCTTTGCAATTAGCATAAGTAAATAAGTAATCCGGATTCCGGAACCTGAACTTAATGTTGCAGGCGCTTTTCCAACCTCCTCCCAAATGAATTGTGGGCTTTGCGTTCTGAGCCCAAAGCTCATTTATTAATTGCCAGCCGCAAAAGTAGgtttaacaaaaaataataaaaaaaaaataggtgAAAGGATGCTAGCCGCCgccttaaatataaaaattattatttatggaGGCACATGGCCGGGTTGTTCAGCAGCTAACACAGATTTTCTTTTCCGTCGGCTAATGCTGATGATGcggcttttaatttatttgtgcGGGAACTGTGcagaaaaaaatgttataaaaaatgtgaagATAGGAGAGGAAAAGAGCGAGTAGACAAAAAAAGGACCAAGAAAAGCCTGGGTGCGGCTATTGATTTTTCCTTCTGTTGATGAGCTGGATCTTTTGCCTTGCCATCTTAATaacgatgatgatggtggtggttGTTGCGGTGTCCAAGGCAAACGCCTCACTGCGTTTTGTCGCGTTGGCAAATTTTTTTGGTTACTCCCCCCAACCGTGGAGTCGAAAATTTGTGTCACTTGAACACGGAAAAATCATTAAAGCCGTGCTGGAAAAAAAATCATCGTAAATAAATCTCCGACGGCTgataaaatggcaaaaaacaccagagggaaaaacaaattggCTTGTGTCCACCGGACTCGTATCCGTATCCTGGAAAGGTAACTCGATAAAGAGCGCCAAAAAAGAGTcgaaaaattaagcaaaagtCGCGCTTTTAACGCTGACAGACTTGATCTTGATAAATGTGCAGTTCTCGCAGGATTTTGCCGCATTTCCCGATTTTCACGCCGCAATGCTGCTGCCAATTAAGTGTCAAATTATGCCAGCGGCATGGGGgcgggtgggcgtggccttgtacaatgcaatgcaatgcaacAAAAGGCTTTTCTCCTTCGCTGAAGAGTTGAGCAGATAGAAGAGGAAAACCCcgagcaacaataacaacaattgTTAGCCCCAGCAAGGCCACGACACAATTTTCTTTGTAATATACGAGTATTTGTATGAGTATGTGCGTTTGTCAGTGAGTAAAAGTTCTGAAAACTCTCGAGAGGCATTCACGCTACattgcaaaaaactttttcaatttgctgccgAGAAAGAGGGAAGGAGATGAGCAAGATCCAGTGTTGCTCATTTGTTGcatttaaaaagcaattatTTGCAATGAACAGCTCGTCAAGGAAAAGCAGCAAAGAAAtacgaataaataaatatgcagaAAACTAAGTTTAATGCTTCATGGGGCTTCAATATTAAAGTGGAGCAAACAAAACGTGTCAAAATCtttttttactatttaaaccatttttaaaGATGTATATTTAAGGTGAATGTCCTTGTTAATCCTTTAATGTTTGACCCAAAATGCTAATGGCCAGTGAGTATTCAAAAAAGGAAGTGTGTGTGCTATCGAGTAATTGTGTAGTTCATGAAACCTTTTCCATCCCATAAACGATGTGCTTTTCCAACCCATCTGAATGTAAATGGGCAATTGCAAAATAATAAGCTtggaaaaatgggaaaatagaaaataaaatactatCCAGCTCAAAACTTGTCTATCTATGTATCTGGAAAAGTTCTAGCCGGTCCACAAAGGGATCAGGAGCAAACtcgaaaggaaaacaaaagagTAACGAAAcgaattttcaatttcgttgTCTAAATAAAGCCGTAAGTTATCTTCCAGCTGGAAAATTGAGTTTTCCCCAGTTGAGCTGAGTCGGCTTTTCTTCACCCCCCCGCCCCTCCtggcttttccacttttacCCCGTAGGCCAAAGTTGCAAGTGCATGTAAATAAATTAGGACTCCCCCAGAGATTCCTCTCCTGGCAATTATTGAGCAATGCCAATGCTCGGGAAAAACAAAGCCGAGAACTCTGGGATTTGCTAGGGCTATCAATTTTCCTGGGATTGTGGTTTCTTTTCCTGCTTCTTCACCATCCCCTGCCATACCTCCCATCCGCTTTCCCTTTTGGCCCAGACAAACTTTGGCCATTTCCTGCAGAAATACCCATGCAAATGTTTAGCAGGCCACTTGGCTCTCGAAATGTAGCATTCACAATGCGAAATTTTATGCGAGCACAGGGTCAATGCGGTTAGGGCGGGGGGAGTGGGAGTGAGTGGTGTCAAGTAGAAAATCCCCACCGATTCTAGGAACCAAAAACTTGCCCTGGCCAAGGATTTTTTCCAAATGTTTTGTAGCAACTCGGTCAACTCAAGTCACGCACTTTGCGAACATTGTCAAATCGACAATTTACTCGTTAGCAGAACTTTTGCTGAACAGcagaacagaaacagaaacttggccaaaacagCAACTGATGTGGCTCGGCCCAAATTGAAAGCTTCTTGTATTTagttttgcaatttatttacgAAATGAAATCGTACAGGATTTGCTCCGGATTTGTTAGGGCTAAGCGAATGGGGGATGTGGCTGGATGGTCCTTGAGTCTGTTTTATGTTGGCCATATACTTGAACAGCAATTGCAAGCCTTAATTATGTTGAATGGCTGCGAATGTGAGTTGAAAGTTCTTCAGGGGCATGACAACTGTGTGCAGTGTTTGTGAAATGTCAAAACACTGCACTTGCGTTGTTGCTTATGCATGAAACGTGCCTGGCAGCCATTCTGAACTccactttcccacttttccgctGTTCGGCAAATTCCTTTATAGTTTTTCCTCCCCTTTCTCATAGTTGACTGACACAATTTTCGCTCATTACGGAAACTGCAAAGGTCTCTCAGTTCGTTGTCTTGTTTTCTCATTTCGCTTGCCAAGTTTTTGCCATCCGACGACTGCCGGAGAagtttttaaatgctttattGAAACAATTTCCGTTTTTATGGAAATGCTCGCCCAGCTAGCgggaatatttcattttcgCTGTCATATATCAAAATGGTGTCaagcatacgccatgttggcCGGCCAAAGAAGCTGCAGCGGCAAAAGGCATCAGCTggcagcaaatgcaaatttaatgcgGCATGCAGAGTGGAAAAGCATATCGCATATCCCATTCCCCATTTTCGGAGCCTGGCAGCAGGTGGTCCCGATGAAATGACATCATTTAAATTCATGCATGACCCACATTGCACCTCAGAGAACGATGCCGTTGCATCTGCTTTCTGGCTTCTGTTCCCATCAGCCCACCGGCCCAGCAGTCGCTCCTTGGCATTCGCCTCGTGTTTTATTAACAAAGCAATTTATTGCATAAATTCACATTGCACTCGGTCGTTAGGTTGGCCACAGTTGTGGCTGCCCAGGCCTGGCCCCAGGTCCTATCGATCCCGTGCATTTGggtgcaaaaagtttttcgtcCATAATCGTTTAATTGCGGTGGCGAAGTTCGTTGCTCATGAAACTGCAACTTTTGCAGGACTTCATTTAAGGCTTAGTCATGTGGAGGCTGCCGCTCGCCACTCGCCACATTCTACTTATAGTCTTGCCCCATTTTGCTGACTGCTAATTGCTGCATAAATCAAGCGGCAAAACAGCGCGGGCCAGCAGAAAAGTGGAGAGAGCTGTGCAGAAAGCGCTTTAAATAAACTCGGCCAGAGCGAAAGTGTTGCAAGCGGCGGCACAACCGCTTCTTTTTTCTACCCCCCTTTTTATTCCGCATGCTTTATGGCCACTTGGAACTGCTACTATCCCACATCCTGCATCACCCAAGCTACAGCCACCACCCACTAGATCATCGTGCACCCGCTGGAGGGATATTTATGAGTGCTTACGGTCAAGCGTTTGCTTGCCAACTGTCCAGCACGGGATGATATATGCTGCGGTTTGGGTTTGAATGCgcaacgctgcgtatacgcaatgcacaaatattttaattaaatttcaaaagaaaCGTGAGGAGAGAAtatgaaacgaaacgaaggcaaacaacaaaaacggtagcgaaaatgaaaatgaaaatgtattcTGCACCGAAAatgcttgtgtgtgtttttttttttgggggaatAAGATTGAGGATATTTGTGGATAATGTGGGATGTCCGGATTTTATTTTACTCTGCGATTTGCATTGCATAGGTTCAACATTATTTGGCTATGAATTCTTAATTAATATAGTTTTCGTTCAAAGAAAGCAAACAAGAAATCGATTGCATGGAAATTACTTTTACGTTTTcctcaaacatttttcaggaactctcaaaaatatttaaaaaatcggTTAAGAGCAGATTTAAGAGGTATCCTCACAGTCCTAAGCCTCGTGCCCATCTGCTTTCacgtttgtttttaaattccCATATTTGTTGAAAAGTCGGCCCCCGGGTTGTATGCTTTCCATTTTTCGTTCATGAATGGCGTGGAGTTGGGAGCGAATTTATTCGTAAATCCCCGGCTCAATGgaacaaatgaaaacaaatgctCGAAGCTCTGCTGGGAAATTAAATGTGTGCCGAAATAcgaaacaaatttcaattcTCTGTCattggaaaattaattgctACACCCCCCGGCCACAATCACTCAATTTGAGCTCATTCCCATTACTCACGCTCGTTGTCGGCCTTGTCTATATAATGCATGTGGGGTTGAAATTATGGGGTCGGGGGTCAACAAGTGTCTCTGGCTGCCGACTGGCTGGCCAACTGCCAATTTCTTTATAGGGCATTTCATAACGCGtgaagaaattcaattaagtttGCTGATGcctctgccactgccactgccactgtgCTTCTGTGCTCCtgtgctcctgcttctgcttccATTTTGGCCACtgtttttatggcccaaaTAAGCGACAAACGAAATTAAAGTCAATAAACAAGAGCTGGCGTCTGCGGCCGGGAATTGTCTCTGCCATTCAGTTGGCCCACGGCCGTCTCTGGCCAATTGGTTTTGGTCACAGTTGTTGTGGTACTCTGTGTCCTCCTCCCTCCTCCTGTCATCCCCATCGTCCTGCCAACGTTGTGTGAGGTTTTGTACTTGTTTTGGGTGCGAGAAAACCGCAAAAACCCCGTCACAGTCGAGGCTCCGACAGACAATAGGCCACATGAAATGTATTCCCCGAAGGCCAGAGGACATGACCCCAGGGTCTGGATTCCTTTTAGCATCGCAAACACAAATCTAAAACAACTCAAGGACACGGGAGGCCGTGCATAATTTTCAATGGAAATAGCTGCCATTTGTTGCGCCCAAAAGTGGGCTTTGTTATGGAGAATTGTATAAAAGGTGGAGGTGAAAAGTTGTTTGGAGTATTTAAGTAACTAACGAGCCGTCTTCAAAAAGATGACTATTAAGTGAAATGATGTTAGAGGACAGCAACTTATCTAATTCTCTCGCTCCTTCCCGTTGCAGATACACGAAGATCTAGAGAAAGATCCGGACTATTCTGGCTCCGGCTTTGGACCCGATGACGAGGACGCCGAACCCGATCAGCACTCGCACAGTTCGCACAACACGCGCATCTCGCAGAGCAGCAACTCCGGCATAAACAGTAAGCATAACTCGAACGAGAACTACGGCAAGAACAGCaagaacagcaacagcgaCCTCATCTCGAGTAGAttcaacaataataataatcacaATCAGATCGACAACAGCCAGAATATCAATCTCAATCCCAATAATAACCATCAAACGAATAGTGGCACAATCATTGGTAGTAGCACCACAGcgaacaataataataaccaCAATATCAACATCAACAGCCAGAACGGCATCATCAGTGGCAGTGGTAGTGATATCGGTGGCCATAGCACTGGCATTAACTCAATCGGTAAAGATCAAGCTAGTCATGTAAATGCAACACTCGTTGGTGTTACCTCCACACCCGCCACCACTATTTCTTCTCCTACTCCTACTTCAACTTCAACCAACACACCACTACCACTTTcaacaacagaaacagatacaGAAACATATAAAGATACAGTTACAGATGCAGTACCAGTTAGAGCATCAGCAATAGAAGATAGAGTGTCGGCTAAGGATCGATCGAGTTTAGTTAGTAGTAGCGATAGCATTAACGAAAAGCCCCTCCCCGAATCATACACAACCAGAACACCAACAATCGCATCTCTATATCCAGCAGCTCATACACCAACACAAACCTCATCCACAATCCCAACAACatcgagttcgagttcgacACCAGTGCCAACAACCCCCACCACCATTACGACAACCCCCGCATCCACCacaacggcaacagcagccCAACCATCGTCCTTTGCCAATAGCAGTacctccaccacctccacgGCGGCCCCCACGATTCCCGCAGAACCGCAGCAGCCGCTGTTCCCGCCATTCGACAAGGATCTGGATACGGAGTCCAGCGGCGATGGCATCGATGCCGACAATgaggatgacgatgaggacgaTGGCGACGATAAGGACTATGACTATAACAAGGAGCTGGACAAAGAAATCGACATCGATGGTCCCGAGCCGGGACATATGCCGCCAGTTGTGCATCATAATAACGTTGAATCCGGCCACATTCCCACTACGGATGATATCGATGTGGATGGCGGCGATGAGGATGATAGTGTGGATAGCGATATCGATGGTCCGCGGATCGGTGGCAACGATGGAGATATTACAGAGCGCGGACGTCagtggtttttattttcatcattttacttacttacttttctaccttttatttcttttatatttattgtttatgtaGTTATGTGTTACTGTACACcacatatttttttagttcactgtgttgtttttattgcacaTCATTctattgtttatttgtaaaGCTATGTACGCAATTCCTGGCTTCGCTTGGAACACACTGCTTTGGGTTTGTGTTTTATTCTTAAGTGAGCAGTATTAACATTTTGATCTTAAATTTCGATTTATACAAGTGGTTTGTTTTGATTATATATTAAGGTATTCTTacttttatttcttattaCCGTTCTCtggttttgtttatttaaagtaGTTGTGTTTTGCATTTATAAGTACGTATACTTGCTTTGCTTTCTTTGTGTAGTCTATCCATCTGTATGCACTTTAAGTAATCTCAATTTCAAGTATTTGTTAGTCAAATTAAGTTTCACATTCGGTGTGTGTTAATACATATGATTTGGTTTATTTGTCGCGCTCTGAACGTCTACGGTCAACGCTGCGGGTGCTCCACAATTCCACTCAATCTCAGTCTGTTCCCACATCCATGTTTACGTCCAAGGACCGACCAATTTAGCTCATGATTCGAACACATTCATTGCAATTCATAACCAATTCATTGAATCATTTCCGTTCACTCTGTTTTTGTCGCTCAACCAATTGGAAAAACTCCCGCAGAGCCAACACAATCGCACTCGAACGCCACATCCGTTTTATCCGTTTTAGTGTTTAGACTTAACCTTAAGCTAGATTAAGGCGAATATTTTAAGGATAGTTGAAAAGCTTTTATCGTGACAAATGGTAAGCAAACAAAGGGCAACCGCAAAACCAAAGTCAAACAATCGATTAAGCTGCAGCAGGGAAAGCACTCCATCAAGGATTAGAAGTGGGCGGTAGACATTGTGCAATTCTTGCCCTAGGCATAAACTTCCATTAACACTGTCCCGACTGCTCCGACTCCCGACTTCGACCCGCCTCCTGCAGTTTTCGTGAATGAAAATCGCCTGGAATATCGCACTAAGCCGCGCAGTGATTTTGTGCTTTGTTGCTGGGGAAAAACACTTGGCGTGCTTCGCAGGCACTTCAAATGAAAAATCACCGAGTcctggcaatggcaatggaaatggcaaagGCTCCTGTGTCTGCCGCTCCCACTCCCCATTGCCTTTTTCGAGTAACTGTAGCCGCTTACTTGAGGCATTGTTGCTCCTGATATGGATTTGTGGGCGGGAACTCACTTAGCGAAAAAAATAAGAACTCCAATGGAAAATGCAGGCTTAAGGAAATCGAAAATCCAGCCTGATTTCCATGTATGCCTAAAGCTTAACGGAGACAAGGTATATACAtctttattgatttttctacGATGCTGAGATCCTTTACAGACTCTTGTGCAGAGTACAGTGATTACAAGTTATATGTGAGCGCTGTTTTAAAGCCTCTATAAATTTCATTAGTCGACTCGTGTTTTATTTCTGTGTACGACCATCTCACAATCAGTGTTTATGTACCTAACAGAAGCCAGTGAGGACTGAAACATGGCCTAATGGCGACCGGGTGGTTGGGGTTTCTGTGGGCTTGTGGCTTTGATGTTTGCCTTGCAATTGCCACGCCTCGACCCAGAACACAAACACAATCAATATGGTTGGATGGCGCGGGTGACAAACAGCACTGGCAATAATTTTGCCATAATTGCGCACAGCTGACCACACGAAACATGGAAGCAGAAAATCAAACCCAACGTCCTAACGCCCCCAAATCGCCGGCACACAGAGTGCATTTTCCCATCAAACGGAGTCACACACATGATGCAGGCGGCACCTTTATTGGTTCAAAGCAAACAGAAGGTCTTGCAGAAAAGCAGACAACCAGACAAGCAGACAAGCAGACAATCAATGCGATGGCAAGACATCGAAGCAATCTCAAAGACAAGCTGAGAAATCCATTTGCTCTTGgaaatggcaaatatttatagttcCAGAGTTCCAATTCAAAGAACTCTCGCTTCCTTCAACATATTGCCTTGATTTGCCCGAGTTTGCAATGCGCatataaaatcaatttaaggGCCCCATTCGAGGAGCCCTCGTGGGCATTTCCTAATTAATATGCCGCCCCTTAAGGAGCAGCCATGTGTTTGTTTGATATGCAAAGAAGTGCGCGTACATGGGCTAAACAAGCAATTTGTTTATCTTGAGCTGTTTGGGGAGCTTAATGGGGGCTGTGTGGGTATCAAACAATAGCGCTCCAAAAATAAGCAGCTTactcacacagatacaggGATTGGGGAAAGAGTTCGGTGAATGGGGGCCacgccaattaaataaaatgtaaactCGCAGTCTTTGACAACCAATTGGCATTCAATTTCTGCACACCTGTCAATATAAGGGAAGCGAAATAATTGCACTTGTCCTAGATCCTAAATGAAATGTCGAGGATTCGAGTAGAATTCTGCACTCGGAgctgaaaaacttttttcataTTGAAACAAACTTTGCTGGAAAACCCTGCTCATTACCGTAAAATTAGCTGTCAAGAGTTTACTTACTTTGGCAGGACGTGCCGCGCTGTAATTTAACATCCAGAATATTCCGTTCTAGATAAATACTTCTTTGCCAGTCTGCGGCTTCAATGGTGCTGGAAACACTTAGAAGGGAGACTGcgatatatttattttatttaagtgaaCTAGCAACTTTCGCCCCATATCTTTTTAAAGAGTTTATTTTGAAATCCTTGTTAGTTAGTGTACACTTCTGGGAATTACCACATAAGAACTAGCATTTGCAATAAGTTCCCCTATGTAGTCATCGCTGCTCGACTAACATTAAGCCTTGTAAATACTGCATAACAACTCAttaacacacgcacaccaaaACACACATGTTTACCCAATCTCTCGTATACACTCactaaaacaaatatttacactcgaatcaatttaattgaataccCAACACacgaaacaacaaaacaaaacagcaacTGTCTGTCTCACACTctgttttgtttgattttgctTGCACGTCATGGGCATAAATGGACATTTTTATATCCTTGCATCTCTTTCTCATCGCCATAATGCGTTCTCTTTCTCCGGAACAGCGGGTGCAGGCGGCAGCAACGTGCACGAATTGGACCCCAACACGAACGTGAATAGCCAGCCCTCCGACACAAAGGGCATCGATCACAGGCCCAACGGCAACGAAGTGGTCATCATGAGCGAGGACGATCGCACGTCGAGCTTCTTCTCGCAGCCCGGAATCCTGGCTGGTGAGTATATCCCAGCAAATACCAGAAAATGTCACACATACGCAACGTATGACAGATATAATGCAGTGCTTCTTCAAATATCaatcatacgccatgtgtgATAAAACTAAGGCAATGCTTTGAcatatcactcatacgccgtgTTAGACTCGTTAACAGAATACATTGAATACATGATTACTACAAAATATTATCTTTTTCTGCAGCTGTCATTGGCGGTGCCGTCGTTGGCCTGCTCTGCGCCATACTCGTGGTCATGTTCATTGTGTACCGCATGAGGAAAAAGGACGAGGGATCCTACGCGCTGGACGAACCAAAGCGATCGCCGGCCAACAATTCGTATGCGAAAAATGCGAATAATCGCGAGTTCTACGCCTGAGATAATGGCACGTCGCGCAGGTATTAAGTTGACCACAAGTACAGGAACAAAGTGTGAGGATTGGAATGCGAATGACTGGACGAAGGCGGAGCGACTGGGTTTGGTTTGGCTCAACTGAATACACTGTGCGGAGTGGGGGTGCAGCATCATCGGCAATCCACTGAAACAAGGACTAatcatccgcagcagcagctacaaaactaacacaaaaaacaattgaaaatttcaaacgttttcaaaaacacacacaatttTTCGTGAGgggtaaattaaattaaaacaataaataaataataaaaaaaaaaacacaaatcgGCAATATAATAACaaggaaaaacgaaaagaaaacaaaaaaatgaaaacttaCCTGTAAGTTAATgcaaaatacacacacacagacagacaacCGACTCTctgcgtgtgtgggtgtgtgtatgCGACTTTTCTATTTAAGTAAGTTTTAAgcgacaaaaacaaacaaaaatatcaaatataattgcaaataaatcatgcgaaatttaatatatataaataatatattatatataaatagtgAAACCAATATAAGGGCGGGCAAAATTAAGCGAATTAATTATGAATTACGAGTAGAGCAAAAGCAGAAAGAGCAGGAGAAAATTGaataataactataataatacacacacacacgcgcatCCAACTACATAGATGTAAAAGGCAACTTTCGTGCATATTGAATATAAATGTATGGATTATATATGTTAGCTGAATAACGAAAGCGAATTGGATACATCACGATTATCTCTCAACTCTCTATAGACCCCTCGTCGAATCCCCACACATACCtaacacttttattttaacaatCAATTGTCAAACGAAGTccaatgaaaatattataattatgaaTTGTGCGGCACATAGCAAGCGGAAATCGATGCATAAATGATTTTAAGTTATACATAAGCGGAACTATGTAATTATTAGTGTAATTcctaaaacaaaacaaaacgaaaagaaaaaacgaaaaatattaaatcagGCAAAAAACAGATTTATAAACACTGTGAACCTTCCTGTCAACTAAAAACC
This genomic window contains:
- the LOC120447076 gene encoding syndecan isoform X1, with protein sequence MKPKQKISVEPLLLVAILIGVLVAATHAQDQKSVKSSASAPSAAASRPRDEIYIDDDSIEGSGGRGGIHEDLEKDPDYSGSGFGPDDEDAEPDQHSHSSHNTRISQSSNSGINTAHTPTQTSSTIPTTSSSSSTPVPTTPTTITTTPASTTTATAAQPSSFANSSTSTTSTAAPTIPAEPQQPLFPPFDKDLDTESSGDGIDADNEDDDEDDGDDKDYDYNKELDKEIDIDGPEPGHMPPVVHHNNVESGHIPTTDDIDVDGGDEDDSVDSDIDGPRIGGNDGDITERGPGAGGSNVHELDPNTNVNSQPSDTKGIDHRPNGNEVVIMSEDDRTSSFFSQPGILAAVIGGAVVGLLCAILVVMFIVYRMRKKDEGSYALDEPKRSPANNSYAKNANNREFYA
- the LOC120447076 gene encoding syndecan isoform X2; amino-acid sequence: MKPKQKISVEPLLLVAILIGVLVAATHAQDQKSVKSSASAPSAAASRPRDEIYIDDDSIEGSGGRGGIHEDLEKDPDYSGSGFGPDDEDAEPDQHSHSSHNTRISQSSNSGINTHTPTQTSSTIPTTSSSSSTPVPTTPTTITTTPASTTTATAAQPSSFANSSTSTTSTAAPTIPAEPQQPLFPPFDKDLDTESSGDGIDADNEDDDEDDGDDKDYDYNKELDKEIDIDGPEPGHMPPVVHHNNVESGHIPTTDDIDVDGGDEDDSVDSDIDGPRIGGNDGDITERGPGAGGSNVHELDPNTNVNSQPSDTKGIDHRPNGNEVVIMSEDDRTSSFFSQPGILAAVIGGAVVGLLCAILVVMFIVYRMRKKDEGSYALDEPKRSPANNSYAKNANNREFYA
- the LOC120447076 gene encoding syndecan isoform X4 — encoded protein: MKPKQKISVEPLLLVAILIGVLVAATHAQDQKSVKSSASAPSAAASRPRDEIYIDDDSIEGSGGRGGIHEDLEKDPDYSGSGFGPDDEDAEPDQHSHSSHNTRISQSSNSGINTGAGGSNVHELDPNTNVNSQPSDTKGIDHRPNGNEVVIMSEDDRTSSFFSQPGILAAVIGGAVVGLLCAILVVMFIVYRMRKKDEGSYALDEPKRSPANNSYAKNANNREFYA
- the LOC120447076 gene encoding syndecan isoform X3, which encodes MKPKQKISVEPLLLVAILIGVLVAATHAQDQKSVKSSASAPSAAASRPRDEIYIDDDSIEGSGGRGGIHEDLEKDPDYSGSGFGPDDEDAEPDQHSHSSHNTRISQSSNSGINSKHNSNENYGKNSKNSNSDLISSRFNNNNNHNQIDNSQNINLNPNNNHQTNSGTIIGSSTTANNNNNHNININSQNGIISGSGSDIGGHSTGINSIAGAGGSNVHELDPNTNVNSQPSDTKGIDHRPNGNEVVIMSEDDRTSSFFSQPGILAAVIGGAVVGLLCAILVVMFIVYRMRKKDEGSYALDEPKRSPANNSYAKNANNREFYA